One Bacillus amyloliquefaciens DSM 7 = ATCC 23350 DNA window includes the following coding sequences:
- a CDS encoding response regulator transcription factor, with translation MNTILYIEDDQEIGQFVKDDLEERGYMIIWLTSSYNYEKYIEKADLIVLDIMMPGLDGFTIGQRMKKTHPQIPILLLTARTGLEDKLKGLEFSDDYVTKPFHPDELAARVEVLLRRFDKTAIHELKLKHLSIYLKEKRILNNQSHEEIFLTDKQLRIFLLLLRHPNQILTKEQIYENIWGQPYIEGDKTLMVHIRHLRQKIEINPNEPEILETIRGIGYRIKQ, from the coding sequence ATGAATACTATTTTATATATTGAAGATGACCAAGAAATTGGACAATTTGTAAAGGATGATTTAGAAGAACGGGGTTATATGATTATCTGGCTCACTTCTTCCTATAATTACGAAAAATACATAGAAAAGGCAGACCTTATCGTACTTGATATTATGATGCCTGGTTTAGATGGATTTACAATCGGCCAAAGGATGAAAAAAACACATCCGCAGATCCCTATCTTGCTGTTAACAGCAAGAACAGGTTTAGAAGATAAACTGAAAGGCTTAGAATTTTCGGATGATTATGTGACTAAGCCCTTTCATCCCGATGAACTGGCCGCACGAGTTGAAGTATTGTTAAGAAGGTTTGATAAGACTGCTATTCATGAATTGAAGTTAAAACACTTAAGTATTTACTTGAAAGAAAAAAGGATTTTAAATAATCAAAGTCATGAGGAAATATTTTTAACTGACAAGCAGTTAAGGATTTTTTTGCTTTTGCTTAGACATCCCAATCAAATATTAACAAAGGAACAAATTTATGAAAATATTTGGGGACAGCCTTATATCGAAGGGGATAAAACGTTAATGGTACATATTCGGCATTTACGGCAAAAAATCGAGATAAACCCAAACGAGCCGGAGATTCTTGAAACAATCAGAGGAATTGGATACAGGATTAAACAATGA
- a CDS encoding sensor histidine kinase yields MKLSTKYLINIIASILFFPIAFLGVNFLYYVTLTYIIDHQGQVHYEPNKLESDWKSDVENLSGKSNREITAAFQHMKQYKHSDIIWINDKGKVIFSTSDRFAKKGELIHVSELTKFMEQNQPKYLLLSAYLSGNEDSGYAFLETPRSIIGSQWEVMRAKYSYIWFIALIFVCSLFVFNSWMFFAKIQKRLISLGNHMKKQDNDGIPEFVTVKQNDELGQVEYSFNQMVEELRNSRLKEREEGEIRKNLIADLSHDLRTPLTGIRGHTFTLKNEINSEKGKRSLGIINDKITFMGELIDNLSSFSLLAAGKLPLHKKSCDILKIIRSSLTAWYPIFEKEHFTIDIDLQENIVWEIDETWLKRILDNIFQNVLRHANSGKYVSVQTKLIENKPVIIIEDMGPGMNYKSERKGAGIGLSIINMMLSQMRLEHKIKSNQNGTVFIINQNSSEET; encoded by the coding sequence ATGAAATTATCGACAAAGTACCTTATTAATATCATTGCCTCAATTTTGTTTTTTCCGATAGCGTTTTTAGGCGTTAATTTTCTATATTATGTTACGTTAACATATATTATTGATCATCAGGGACAAGTACATTATGAACCAAATAAACTTGAAAGTGATTGGAAATCCGATGTCGAAAACTTATCAGGAAAGTCTAATCGGGAAATTACGGCTGCTTTCCAGCACATGAAGCAATATAAACACTCTGATATCATTTGGATAAATGATAAGGGAAAGGTGATTTTTTCGACATCAGATCGGTTCGCCAAAAAAGGTGAGCTGATTCATGTAAGCGAATTGACCAAATTCATGGAACAAAACCAACCGAAATATTTATTGCTGAGTGCTTATTTAAGTGGAAATGAAGACAGCGGGTATGCATTTTTAGAAACTCCGCGATCAATTATAGGATCTCAATGGGAAGTTATGAGGGCTAAGTATTCCTATATATGGTTTATCGCTTTGATTTTTGTCTGTTCACTGTTTGTGTTCAATTCGTGGATGTTTTTTGCAAAAATACAAAAAAGGTTAATTTCTCTGGGGAATCATATGAAAAAACAAGATAATGACGGCATACCGGAATTTGTAACAGTTAAACAGAATGATGAATTGGGACAAGTGGAATATTCATTCAATCAGATGGTTGAAGAACTGAGGAACAGCAGACTAAAAGAGCGTGAAGAAGGAGAAATCCGAAAAAACTTAATTGCTGATTTATCTCATGACTTAAGGACACCTCTTACGGGTATCAGAGGACATACATTTACGTTAAAGAATGAAATAAACAGCGAAAAGGGAAAGCGTTCACTAGGCATTATAAATGATAAAATAACTTTTATGGGCGAACTGATTGACAATTTGTCATCATTTTCTCTTCTTGCCGCAGGTAAATTGCCTCTTCATAAAAAGAGCTGTGACATCTTAAAGATTATACGTTCCTCGTTAACAGCTTGGTATCCGATTTTTGAGAAAGAGCACTTTACAATAGATATTGACCTGCAAGAAAACATTGTGTGGGAAATAGACGAGACTTGGCTGAAAAGAATTCTTGATAACATTTTTCAGAATGTTTTGCGCCATGCAAATTCAGGAAAATACGTCTCAGTACAGACAAAGTTAATTGAAAACAAACCCGTTATCATAATTGAGGATATGGGCCCGGGAATGAATTATAAATCCGAAAGAAAAGGCGCTGGAATTGGATTATCTATCATTAATATGATGCTCAGCCAGATGAGGCTTGAACATAAAATAAAGAGCAATCAAAATGGAACGGTTTTTATTATTAACCAAAACAGCAGTGAAGAAACGTGA
- a CDS encoding sulfite exporter TauE/SafE family protein: MTVSIVFMGFIVGTLVGLTGVGGAALLTPLLIVLGINPSIAVGTDLLYNSITKLFGVVSHWKQRTVHFKLVGYLALGSIPSASAAIGVLHLFPAFHQHQEQIIKHALGYVLTLVAISIIARLFFDKKLRPNRWQQKTLEEKRGLMILIGVIFGFIVGLTSIGSGSLFAIAMLYLFRMKTAEVVGTDIAHAFLLVTAAGLLNASFGSVDYLLVLNLLIGSVPGVLLGSFFSPKFSPRPLQFVMAAIILISGIKLI; encoded by the coding sequence ATGACTGTAAGCATTGTGTTCATGGGTTTCATCGTCGGGACGCTGGTCGGATTGACGGGTGTGGGAGGAGCGGCGCTTTTGACTCCTTTGCTGATCGTTTTAGGAATCAACCCGTCTATCGCCGTCGGCACTGACCTTTTATATAATTCCATCACGAAACTGTTCGGTGTCGTTTCTCATTGGAAGCAGCGTACCGTTCATTTTAAACTTGTCGGCTACTTGGCGCTCGGAAGCATTCCCAGCGCATCAGCCGCCATCGGCGTTCTTCACTTGTTCCCCGCTTTTCACCAGCATCAGGAGCAGATTATCAAACATGCGCTAGGCTACGTGCTGACACTTGTCGCCATTTCCATTATCGCCCGTCTTTTTTTCGATAAAAAACTGCGGCCGAACCGCTGGCAGCAAAAAACGCTTGAAGAAAAGCGGGGACTCATGATACTGATCGGCGTCATTTTCGGCTTCATCGTCGGCCTGACATCAATTGGGTCCGGCTCATTATTTGCGATCGCCATGCTGTACCTATTCAGAATGAAAACGGCAGAAGTGGTGGGAACAGATATCGCACATGCCTTTTTACTTGTAACGGCTGCCGGTCTCTTAAACGCAAGCTTCGGCAGCGTCGATTACCTGCTCGTATTGAATCTGTTGATCGGCTCTGTGCCGGGTGTCCTCCTCGGCAGTTTCTTTTCGCCGAAATTCTCACCGCGCCCGCTGCAGTTTGTGATGGCGGCGATTATTTTGATCAGCGGAATAAAATTAATATAA
- a CDS encoding DinB family protein, translating to MTAQNQLVSHFLSHRNVTIELAQKIGREHYDYKPAETSMSAQELVKHMVYSFLMFANVINDGNGSAIQNKPNEESETDLVKLAETCTEKTAIILSQLTEEQLNREIDLTASFGRKITGAALLQLAMEHEIHHKGNLFVYVREMGHTELPFYQQKS from the coding sequence ATGACAGCACAAAATCAATTGGTCAGCCACTTTCTGTCACATCGAAACGTGACGATTGAGCTGGCGCAAAAAATCGGCCGCGAGCATTACGATTACAAACCGGCAGAGACTTCAATGTCCGCTCAGGAACTTGTAAAACACATGGTTTATTCTTTTCTCATGTTTGCAAACGTCATTAACGACGGAAACGGATCAGCCATCCAGAACAAACCGAATGAAGAATCAGAAACAGACCTCGTCAAACTGGCTGAAACGTGTACTGAAAAAACGGCAATCATCCTGTCACAGCTGACTGAAGAGCAGCTGAACCGCGAAATTGACCTGACCGCCTCTTTCGGCAGAAAAATTACCGGCGCCGCTCTCCTTCAGCTTGCCATGGAACATGAAATTCATCATAAGGGCAATCTTTTCGTTTATGTAAGAGAAATGGGCCACACGGAACTTCCGTTTTATCAGCAAAAATCATAA
- a CDS encoding tetratricopeptide repeat protein — MRMKQTIPSSFVGLKINEWYTHIRQFHVLEAERVKREVEREIEDMEEDQDLLLYYSLMEFRHRVMLDYIKPLKEDPSQPEFSELLEDIEGNQYKLTGLLDYYFNFFRGMYEFKQKMFLNAMMYYKRAEKNLALVSDDIEKAEFAFKMAEIFYNLKQTYVSMSYAVQALETYQSYETYNVRRIQCEFVIAGNYDDMQYPERALPHLELALDLAKQEGNPRLISSALYNLGNCYEKMGDLSKAAEYFETSVSICKSEKFDNLPHSIYSLTQVLYKQNTTAEAEKQYRLGLSIAREYNDELFVNLFQFLHALYGKKMDNASVRHTFDFLEEHMLYPYVEELAHDAAKFYMKHGQPEKALTFYEKMVHAQKQIQRGDCLYEI; from the coding sequence TTGAGGATGAAGCAGACTATTCCGTCCTCTTTTGTCGGGCTCAAAATTAATGAATGGTACACCCATATCCGGCAGTTTCACGTCCTTGAGGCGGAGCGCGTCAAACGTGAAGTAGAGAGAGAGATCGAGGATATGGAAGAAGATCAGGATCTGCTCTTGTATTATTCATTAATGGAATTCAGACACCGTGTCATGCTGGATTACATTAAGCCCTTAAAGGAGGACCCTTCTCAGCCTGAGTTTTCAGAATTATTGGAAGACATTGAAGGCAACCAGTATAAACTGACAGGACTGCTTGATTACTATTTTAATTTTTTTCGAGGAATGTATGAATTTAAACAGAAAATGTTCCTAAACGCCATGATGTATTACAAACGGGCTGAAAAAAACCTCGCACTCGTTTCTGATGACATCGAGAAAGCTGAGTTTGCTTTTAAAATGGCCGAGATTTTTTACAACTTGAAACAAACCTACGTCTCCATGAGCTATGCGGTACAAGCCCTTGAAACGTACCAATCGTATGAGACGTACAACGTCCGCAGAATCCAATGTGAATTCGTTATTGCAGGGAATTATGATGACATGCAGTATCCAGAAAGAGCATTGCCCCACTTAGAACTTGCTTTAGATCTTGCAAAACAAGAAGGCAATCCACGTCTTATCAGTTCAGCCTTATATAATCTCGGAAACTGTTACGAAAAAATGGGAGACCTCTCTAAAGCAGCTGAATATTTTGAGACATCCGTTTCCATTTGCAAGTCAGAAAAGTTCGATAATCTTCCGCATTCTATTTACTCATTAACACAGGTTCTTTATAAACAGAACACCACCGCCGAAGCAGAGAAGCAATACCGCCTCGGGCTGAGTATCGCCCGCGAATACAATGATGAATTGTTTGTAAATCTCTTTCAATTTTTACATGCGTTATACGGCAAGAAAATGGATAACGCATCCGTCAGGCACACGTTTGATTTTCTGGAGGAACACATGCTGTATCCGTATGTGGAAGAATTGGCGCATGATGCTGCCAAATTTTACATGAAACACGGACAGCCTGAAAAAGCACTTACGTTTTATGAAAAAATGGTGCACGCCCAAAAACAAATCCAGAGAGGAGATTGTCTATATGAAATCTAA
- a CDS encoding PhrA family phosphatase inhibitor, with protein MKSKLLSGLLLVAVGFSFTQVIGHESHLENQADGTFHIAARNQT; from the coding sequence ATGAAATCTAAACTGTTGTCAGGATTGCTGCTTGTTGCTGTCGGGTTCAGCTTTACACAGGTGATCGGCCATGAAAGCCATTTGGAAAACCAAGCGGACGGCACATTCCATATTGCCGCGCGAAACCAAACATAA
- a CDS encoding N-acetylmuramoyl-L-alanine amidase, with protein MGIEVKKRLVSADKYALKCPNPMTPEYITIHNTANDASAANEISYMTGNSESTSYHFAVDDKEVIQGIPLDRNAWHSGDGTNGTGNRKSIAIEICYSKSGGERYRAAEKLAIEFAAQLLKERGWGIDRIRKHQDWNGKYCPHRILSEGRWDEVKADIEKQLNGSMPLKKASVSSSVSEYHVKKGDTLSEIAASHGVSIKSLQSMNHITDPNRITVGQVIKLPQTGSSSKSQAASSYPLPSGVIKVTKPLTKGTNVKQVQTALSALYFYPDKGAKNHGADGVYGPKTANAVKRFQSVSGLTADGIYGPKTKAKIEEKL; from the coding sequence GTGGGGATTGAAGTGAAAAAGCGGCTCGTATCGGCTGATAAATATGCGTTAAAATGTCCGAACCCGATGACGCCGGAGTATATTACCATCCATAACACGGCAAATGACGCATCCGCCGCTAATGAGATCAGCTATATGACGGGGAACAGCGAATCAACGAGCTATCATTTTGCAGTTGATGACAAAGAAGTGATCCAGGGAATTCCGTTGGACCGGAATGCCTGGCATTCGGGGGACGGCACGAACGGTACCGGAAACCGGAAGTCGATTGCTATTGAAATCTGTTACAGTAAGTCAGGCGGCGAACGGTACAGAGCCGCAGAGAAATTGGCGATTGAATTTGCGGCGCAGCTTTTGAAGGAGCGGGGCTGGGGGATTGACAGAATCAGAAAGCACCAGGACTGGAACGGAAAGTACTGCCCGCACCGCATTTTGTCTGAAGGACGCTGGGATGAAGTGAAGGCGGATATTGAGAAGCAATTAAACGGAAGTATGCCGCTGAAAAAGGCGTCCGTTTCTTCTTCCGTGTCTGAATACCATGTAAAAAAAGGCGACACCTTATCGGAAATCGCCGCATCGCACGGTGTCAGTATAAAATCGCTGCAAAGCATGAATCATATCACTGATCCGAACCGCATTACAGTCGGACAGGTGATCAAGCTCCCTCAGACGGGTTCTTCTTCAAAAAGTCAGGCTGCGTCATCCTATCCGCTCCCATCCGGGGTGATCAAAGTGACGAAACCGCTGACGAAAGGGACAAACGTGAAACAAGTGCAGACCGCTTTATCCGCCCTTTATTTTTATCCTGATAAAGGAGCAAAAAATCACGGGGCGGACGGTGTTTACGGCCCGAAAACGGCAAATGCCGTAAAACGTTTTCAATCTGTCAGCGGATTAACGGCAGACGGAATTTACGGCCCGAAAACGAAGGCGAAAATCGAAGAAAAACTGTAA
- a CDS encoding PH domain-containing protein produces the protein MGFINGLLGNASTISTAEAREELARILLEGENVNAAFKLVRDIIVFTDKRLILVDKQGLTGKKTEVQSIPYKSISRFSVETAGRFDLDSELKIWISGAEVPAVSKQFKKDESIYDIQKALAAVCM, from the coding sequence ATGGGGTTCATCAATGGATTGCTTGGTAACGCGTCGACAATATCAACGGCTGAAGCAAGAGAAGAACTGGCCCGTATTTTGCTGGAAGGTGAAAATGTCAATGCCGCGTTTAAGCTCGTCCGCGATATCATTGTGTTTACGGATAAGCGTCTTATTCTTGTTGATAAACAGGGACTTACGGGTAAGAAAACGGAGGTTCAATCCATTCCGTACAAAAGCATTTCCAGATTCAGTGTAGAAACCGCCGGCCGCTTTGACTTGGATTCAGAGCTGAAAATTTGGATTTCCGGCGCGGAGGTTCCCGCTGTCTCAAAGCAATTTAAAAAAGATGAAAGCATTTATGATATTCAAAAGGCCCTTGCCGCAGTTTGTATGTAA
- a CDS encoding poly-gamma-glutamate hydrolase family protein yields MKDRYDSFAALSAAESEYRIIYEEKKGSECIVLAPHGGRIEPGVSELVRAFSDQSSIYLFEGTKQCNNRFLHLTSTRFDEPLAVEKVTAHHYALAFHGYHDLKTANTLVGGADLEKARRICDLLREAGFCAELTDMNDRLAGVNPGNIVNRTKRKMGLQLEVSTAQRSALFSNFGCRRETYTPTDLFFRYVEAVKLGFYE; encoded by the coding sequence ATGAAAGATCGATATGACAGCTTCGCAGCTCTTTCTGCTGCTGAATCGGAATACCGGATTATTTATGAAGAAAAAAAGGGAAGTGAATGTATCGTCCTCGCTCCCCACGGCGGCAGAATTGAACCCGGTGTCAGTGAGCTGGTGCGGGCATTTTCTGACCAAAGTTCAATTTACTTATTTGAAGGCACGAAGCAGTGCAACAACCGTTTTCTCCACTTGACAAGCACACGTTTTGACGAACCGCTGGCTGTAGAAAAAGTAACTGCTCACCATTATGCACTGGCTTTTCATGGGTATCATGATCTGAAAACGGCAAATACACTCGTCGGGGGCGCGGATCTGGAAAAAGCCAGACGTATTTGTGATCTGCTGCGTGAAGCGGGGTTTTGCGCCGAACTAACGGATATGAACGATCGGCTGGCAGGTGTGAATCCCGGGAATATTGTCAATCGGACAAAAAGGAAAATGGGGCTGCAATTGGAAGTAAGCACGGCACAGAGAAGCGCGCTGTTCAGCAATTTCGGCTGCCGGAGAGAAACGTACACGCCGACCGATCTGTTTTTTCGGTATGTAGAAGCCGTAAAGCTCGGTTTTTATGAGTAA
- a CDS encoding ImmA/IrrE family metallo-endopeptidase translates to MGDFLTHLEEYVKNLYCRMGMTAPLHIDMQTIAKELDIWIHFEDTHSMMLKRDGMYSIVLNQKKSPEEQWEDFAHELCHVLKHTGNHFHMNKLFRELQEFQANHFMYHFCVPTFMLLNMELPQRRSHAVILIAAAFRVTASFAEKRLELFERRKAGIQFQKRLACLLSDKRPNVYYEGRQKHLHAAEEKAPYFIES, encoded by the coding sequence TTGGGCGATTTTTTAACACATCTGGAGGAATACGTCAAAAACTTATATTGCCGCATGGGAATGACCGCCCCTCTCCATATTGATATGCAAACAATTGCCAAGGAGCTTGATATTTGGATTCATTTTGAAGATACGCACAGCATGATGCTGAAGCGGGACGGCATGTACAGCATCGTCCTGAATCAAAAAAAGTCACCTGAGGAGCAATGGGAGGATTTTGCACACGAACTGTGCCATGTGCTGAAGCATACCGGTAATCATTTTCACATGAACAAGCTGTTCAGGGAACTGCAGGAATTCCAAGCCAACCATTTTATGTACCACTTCTGTGTACCGACCTTTATGCTGTTAAACATGGAGCTTCCCCAGCGGAGAAGCCATGCCGTCATTTTAATCGCAGCCGCTTTCCGGGTGACGGCATCATTTGCGGAAAAAAGGCTTGAGCTGTTTGAACGGCGTAAAGCAGGTATTCAATTTCAGAAGCGGCTCGCTTGTCTTCTATCCGACAAGCGTCCAAATGTGTATTACGAAGGCAGGCAAAAACACTTGCATGCCGCTGAAGAAAAAGCGCCGTATTTTATTGAAAGCTGA
- the xre gene encoding HTH-type transcriptional regulator Xre, translating to MIGGRLKSLRGKKTQEEVANHIGVSRARYSHYENGRSEPDYETLQKLADYFNVSTDYLLTGKEPSDEDLFADPDLQIAYRDMQDFSPESKQQAIEFINYLKEKEKNRRPKHK from the coding sequence ATGATAGGCGGAAGATTAAAAAGTCTCAGAGGAAAGAAAACGCAGGAAGAAGTCGCTAATCATATCGGTGTCTCGCGCGCCAGATATTCTCATTATGAAAACGGCCGATCTGAACCCGATTATGAAACGCTGCAAAAGCTTGCGGATTATTTCAATGTGTCAACGGATTATTTGTTAACCGGAAAAGAACCTTCAGATGAAGATCTGTTTGCTGATCCCGACCTGCAGATCGCGTATCGGGACATGCAGGACTTTTCGCCGGAAAGCAAACAGCAGGCCATTGAATTCATTAATTATTTAAAAGAAAAAGAGAAAAACCGCAGGCCAAAACATAAATAA
- a CDS encoding ATP-binding protein, whose translation MTTRTIEQILADLKNGKRPLLAARPEESDESRFDCPLCKDQGGYLKKQLGMDVWVKCRCAAERKVERILGASEITGAFRKLDFKGFITRGKPQAVIDAYECALEFVENFDTIKNCRKNSIALLGRPGSGKTHLLTALSNYVMRQKQTPVLYFPFVEGFTDLKNDFDLLDAKLARMKQADVLFIDDLFKPLNGKPRATDWQIEQMYAVVNYRYLNHKPVLLSSELACDELVQVDEALGTRLYEMCSDYLVIIHGNPYEVNHRLEGAR comes from the coding sequence ATGACAACACGAACGATCGAGCAGATTCTTGCCGACCTGAAAAACGGAAAACGTCCATTACTGGCGGCCAGACCGGAAGAATCAGACGAAAGCCGCTTTGACTGTCCGCTTTGTAAAGATCAGGGCGGTTATCTCAAAAAACAGCTGGGAATGGATGTGTGGGTCAAGTGCCGCTGCGCAGCTGAACGAAAAGTAGAGCGTATCCTCGGCGCAAGTGAGATTACAGGCGCCTTTCGGAAGCTGGATTTCAAAGGATTTATTACGCGGGGCAAGCCTCAGGCAGTCATCGACGCATATGAGTGCGCCCTTGAATTTGTTGAAAACTTCGACACGATTAAAAACTGCCGGAAAAACAGCATTGCCCTTTTAGGGCGTCCGGGATCGGGAAAAACCCATCTTTTGACCGCTCTCAGCAATTATGTCATGAGGCAGAAGCAGACACCGGTGCTGTATTTTCCTTTTGTGGAGGGCTTTACGGATTTAAAAAATGATTTTGATCTGCTCGACGCAAAGCTTGCCCGTATGAAGCAGGCGGATGTGCTCTTTATTGACGATTTGTTTAAACCGCTGAACGGAAAACCCCGGGCGACCGACTGGCAGATTGAACAAATGTACGCCGTCGTGAATTACCGCTATTTAAATCATAAGCCGGTTCTTCTGTCGAGCGAGCTGGCCTGTGACGAACTGGTTCAGGTTGATGAAGCCTTGGGCACAAGATTATATGAGATGTGCAGCGATTATTTAGTCATCATTCATGGAAACCCATATGAAGTCAACCACAGATTAGAGGGGGCGAGATAA
- a CDS encoding XtrA/YqaO family protein → MNPKKLSDIEHTTLKSQLEEGKVRVIIVDGLKKEVWLAEAPEHGKTLIETRKGDLARVEYEIGFKLN, encoded by the coding sequence ATGAATCCTAAAAAACTGTCAGACATTGAACATACAACATTAAAAAGCCAGCTGGAAGAAGGAAAGGTGCGGGTCATCATTGTAGACGGGCTGAAGAAGGAAGTATGGCTCGCCGAAGCGCCGGAGCACGGCAAAACGCTTATCGAAACGAGAAAAGGGGATCTCGCCCGGGTTGAATACGAAATCGGCTTTAAATTGAATTGA
- a CDS encoding sigma-70 family RNA polymerase sigma factor — translation MEDLLFEYKRTLKQTKKWYKHLEEADETALTSEELKDKKIIRTIITDLEYVTEWLEKGRQPGIRRAIDRRDAYQRMLIKDPRIIETYSQALMFVPSGNVTEEDRIRLRDALAVLTDREKEMLLLHKAECFSYERIAALLNVKKSTVQTTVKRALLKIQKQQEQRNQSPA, via the coding sequence ATGGAAGACTTACTATTTGAATATAAACGCACGCTGAAACAGACGAAAAAATGGTACAAGCATCTTGAGGAAGCTGATGAAACGGCGCTGACTTCAGAAGAACTGAAAGATAAAAAAATCATCAGAACGATCATTACAGATTTGGAATATGTCACTGAATGGCTTGAAAAAGGCCGGCAGCCCGGCATAAGAAGAGCGATAGACCGCAGAGACGCTTATCAGAGAATGCTGATTAAAGATCCGAGAATCATAGAAACCTATTCACAGGCGCTGATGTTCGTACCTTCCGGAAATGTGACTGAAGAAGACAGAATCAGACTGCGGGACGCATTAGCCGTCTTAACGGATAGAGAAAAAGAAATGCTTCTCCTCCACAAAGCGGAATGCTTTTCGTATGAACGGATCGCCGCATTGCTGAACGTAAAGAAATCAACCGTACAGACGACGGTCAAACGGGCGCTTCTAAAAATTCAAAAACAGCAGGAACAAAGAAATCAATCGCCTGCTTAA
- a CDS encoding terminase small subunit, which translates to MKNAKKEQAFTIYQSHQGRITNRALAGKSGVSARTIGRWKKEGRWDEALNQNVKSGGKNAPAENDELNERQRLFCLYYVKSFNATQSAIKAGYSPESAHVTGSRLLKNEKVAKEISRMKKEMVNKVFVEAMDVLQVYVKIAFADITDYVTFGKREVQAFGKSGPLFDENDNPIMQEISYVDVKDSNLLDGTIVTEAKLGKEGIAIKLADKMKALEKLSLYFDLFPDQFKKKIEREKLKLAQQKLEKTEESQKPIDIVITRKEERP; encoded by the coding sequence ATGAAAAACGCAAAAAAAGAACAGGCATTTACAATCTATCAGTCTCATCAGGGCCGCATCACAAACCGCGCCCTTGCCGGAAAATCAGGCGTATCCGCAAGAACGATCGGCAGATGGAAAAAAGAAGGGCGCTGGGACGAAGCGCTCAATCAAAATGTAAAAAGCGGCGGAAAAAACGCCCCGGCCGAAAATGATGAATTAAACGAACGACAGCGGCTGTTTTGTCTTTATTATGTGAAAAGCTTTAACGCCACCCAATCCGCGATAAAAGCCGGGTATTCACCGGAAAGCGCGCATGTGACGGGAAGCAGGCTGTTAAAAAATGAAAAAGTCGCAAAAGAAATCAGCCGCATGAAAAAGGAAATGGTCAATAAAGTGTTTGTCGAAGCAATGGACGTTCTGCAAGTCTATGTGAAAATCGCTTTCGCCGACATTACCGATTATGTAACCTTCGGAAAAAGGGAGGTTCAGGCCTTCGGAAAATCAGGACCGCTCTTTGACGAAAATGATAATCCGATTATGCAGGAGATCAGCTACGTTGATGTTAAAGATTCGAATCTTCTGGACGGAACCATCGTCACCGAAGCGAAACTCGGGAAAGAAGGCATTGCAATAAAGCTTGCCGATAAGATGAAAGCACTGGAAAAGCTGTCCTTGTACTTTGACCTTTTCCCTGATCAATTTAAGAAAAAAATTGAACGAGAAAAATTAAAGCTGGCGCAGCAGAAGCTGGAAAAAACAGAAGAGAGCCAAAAGCCGATTGACATAGTCATTACGCGGAAAGAGGAACGGCCATGA